From Paraflavitalea devenefica, the proteins below share one genomic window:
- a CDS encoding sugar porter family MFS transporter, translating into MEMTRYAFKHGYILAISFISALGGYLFGFDFAVISGALPFLKEQFSFNEYWEGFATASLALGCVIGCLVAGTAADKYGRRPGLMIAAAIFFVSSLAMAFSATRGLFIGARLMAGIGVGMASMLSPLYIAEIAPAKIRGRMVAINQLTIVIGILITNLVNYSLRNEGVDAWRWMVGLGAVPSLLFLVGVAWLPESPRWLLTMGLHKKAEGILTKIGGPDYAKDTVAAIANTVKSITKVNYASVFEKSVLPAVIIGIGLAVFQQFCGINVVFNFATTIFESVGFSQDDQLKQTVFVGLINLVFTFLAMWQVDKIGRKPLMLFGAGALALLYLISAFLLQQKSPAAAWPLLAAIATYAMSLAPVTWVLISEIFPDKVRGVATSVAVISLWLSYALLVFTFPILARNMGAFTPFYIYAGICVVGFWFVWRKIRETKGKSLEDLENIFTGH; encoded by the coding sequence ATGGAAATGACACGATACGCGTTTAAGCACGGATATATTCTGGCCATCTCTTTTATCTCGGCATTGGGTGGTTACTTATTTGGTTTTGACTTTGCCGTTATTTCCGGCGCACTTCCATTTTTGAAAGAGCAGTTTTCCTTTAATGAATACTGGGAAGGTTTTGCCACAGCATCACTGGCATTGGGCTGTGTGATCGGTTGCCTCGTGGCAGGAACGGCGGCGGATAAATATGGCCGCCGGCCAGGGCTCATGATCGCTGCGGCTATCTTCTTCGTTTCCTCACTGGCCATGGCCTTTTCAGCTACGCGGGGTTTATTCATTGGCGCCCGCCTGATGGCCGGCATTGGGGTAGGAATGGCATCTATGCTGTCGCCGCTTTATATCGCAGAGATTGCGCCTGCAAAGATCCGGGGAAGAATGGTGGCCATCAATCAACTGACCATTGTAATAGGTATCCTCATCACCAACCTGGTCAATTATTCACTCCGCAATGAGGGGGTGGATGCCTGGCGGTGGATGGTAGGACTTGGCGCGGTGCCTTCCCTGTTGTTCCTGGTGGGCGTAGCCTGGCTGCCGGAGAGTCCCCGCTGGTTATTGACCATGGGTCTTCACAAAAAGGCGGAAGGGATATTAACAAAGATAGGCGGCCCTGATTATGCAAAAGATACGGTAGCGGCTATTGCCAATACGGTGAAAAGCATTACGAAAGTGAATTATGCTTCTGTATTTGAGAAATCAGTATTGCCTGCTGTGATCATAGGAATTGGACTGGCAGTGTTCCAGCAATTCTGCGGCATCAATGTGGTATTCAATTTTGCCACTACCATTTTTGAAAGTGTTGGCTTCAGCCAGGATGACCAGTTAAAGCAAACGGTTTTTGTGGGACTGATCAACCTCGTTTTCACCTTCCTGGCCATGTGGCAGGTGGACAAGATCGGCAGGAAACCGTTGATGTTGTTTGGCGCCGGGGCGCTGGCCCTACTATACCTCATCAGTGCCTTTTTATTGCAGCAAAAATCGCCTGCGGCCGCATGGCCCCTGCTGGCAGCTATTGCCACCTATGCCATGTCGCTGGCGCCTGTAACCTGGGTATTGATATCAGAAATATTTCCCGATAAAGTAAGAGGCGTGGCCACCTCTGTGGCGGTTATTTCTTTATGGCTCTCTTACGCATTACTGGTATTTACTTTTCCCATACTGGCCAGGAATATGGGCGCCTTCACGCCCTTCTATATCTATGCAGGTATTTGCGTAGTGGGTTTTTGGTTCGTATGGCGCAAGATCAGGGAAACAAAAGGCAAATCACTGGAAGACCTGGAAAATATATTTACGGGACATTAG
- a CDS encoding DUF5107 domain-containing protein — protein MEVKAWKELVTIPTYKIGDPDKNPMFLEKRVYQGSSGVVYPHPVIDKVFDEKEEKEWTALYIENEYLKVMILPELGGRIQMAYDKTNDYHFIYYNSVIKPALVGLTGPWISGGIEFNWPQHHRPSTFDATDYTIEENADGSKTVWVNEYEIMFRTKCALGFTLYPGRAYIELHAKLYNRTPFPQTFLWWANPAVAVDEHYQSVFPPDVQAVYDHGKRDVSAFPIATGTYYKVDYSPGTDISRYSNIPVPTSYMAVNSAFNFVGGYHHRKKAGMMHVADHTISPGKKQWTWGSGDFGKAWDRQLTDNDGPYIELMCGVYTDNQPDFSWIMANEAREFRQYFMPYKEIGYVKNASMEAMVNLEINDDKAEIGVYVTQQRAVTIVLLKQQEIIYRKALQLSPAITFSESVQLSSPVHRPEDYSIEILDAQGNILVSYRPVTKKGDAVPEPAKPMLMPGELATAEELYLAGLHLEQYRHATYVAEDYYTEAIRRDPSDIRNNNALGLLYLRRGEYKKCELFFRKAVEKLNKYNPNPYEAEPLYNLGLSLKYQGRYDEASVAFHKSAWSAAMQDNAYLQLAYIECRRLNWHNALLLVEKSLVRNSHSGKARNLKTIILRQLKDYEGAAQWINASLQIDHFDFGSRYELHRIWLEKGDASEATRVLNTLKTLMRDSGHNYIEIAIDYANAGAYADAYQLLLPAGAAKKDPLVFYYLSCYAAQHGNHTAAKDWLFDAFECSPDKVFPNRLEDIEVLEKAVAMNPGDYKALYYLGNFYYAKRRYADAGDCWKKSIAVYDGFATTHRNMGVAYYNKFNKIEKALASYERAFACDPTDARVLFELDQLYKRFNRAPQDRLAFLKSYESLIEERDDLYTEYVLLHVITGQYEPARQLLAARNFHPWEGGEGKTSGLHLHIQVELARQAMQQNRFKEALALLQEAKHYPDRLGEGKLYGAQENDIHYWMGCSYEKLNEPGLAREYWTKASVGLAVPAQAIFYNDQQPDKIFYQGLALLKLGKKEEAHTRFQNLIRYGAENTGKDIRMDYFAVSLPDLTIFDDDLSRRNNIHCHFLQGLGYLGLQEWDQADHHFTKAAELDVAHLGITLHRAMLEAQRKEIAV, from the coding sequence ATGGAGGTTAAAGCGTGGAAGGAATTGGTTACCATTCCCACTTACAAGATTGGTGATCCCGATAAGAATCCTATGTTCCTGGAAAAAAGAGTGTACCAGGGTAGCAGCGGTGTGGTGTACCCCCATCCGGTTATTGATAAGGTATTTGATGAAAAAGAAGAAAAAGAATGGACAGCCCTGTATATCGAAAATGAATACCTGAAGGTGATGATCCTGCCGGAACTGGGCGGACGTATTCAAATGGCTTATGATAAAACCAACGATTACCATTTTATTTATTATAACAGTGTGATCAAACCGGCACTGGTAGGATTGACCGGCCCCTGGATCAGTGGCGGTATTGAATTTAACTGGCCACAGCACCACCGCCCCTCCACTTTTGATGCTACGGATTATACCATTGAAGAAAATGCAGATGGTAGTAAAACGGTATGGGTGAATGAATACGAGATCATGTTCCGCACTAAATGTGCTTTAGGTTTCACACTGTATCCGGGTAGGGCTTATATTGAACTGCATGCGAAGCTATATAACCGTACGCCTTTCCCGCAAACGTTTTTGTGGTGGGCCAATCCTGCAGTAGCGGTGGATGAGCATTACCAAAGCGTTTTCCCGCCCGATGTGCAGGCGGTGTATGACCATGGCAAAAGGGATGTGAGCGCTTTCCCCATCGCCACCGGCACTTATTATAAAGTAGATTATTCGCCCGGCACCGATATATCGAGGTATAGCAATATTCCCGTACCTACTTCCTATATGGCGGTGAACAGCGCTTTCAATTTTGTAGGAGGGTATCATCACCGGAAGAAAGCCGGTATGATGCACGTGGCCGATCATACTATTAGTCCGGGTAAGAAACAATGGACCTGGGGATCGGGTGATTTTGGTAAAGCATGGGACCGGCAGTTAACAGATAACGACGGACCTTATATTGAGCTGATGTGTGGCGTGTATACTGATAATCAGCCCGACTTTAGCTGGATCATGGCCAATGAGGCCCGGGAGTTCAGGCAATACTTCATGCCTTACAAGGAAATTGGCTATGTAAAGAATGCTTCCATGGAGGCGATGGTGAACCTGGAGATCAATGATGATAAGGCAGAGATAGGTGTATATGTTACCCAACAACGCGCAGTTACCATCGTATTGCTGAAGCAGCAGGAGATCATCTACAGGAAGGCCCTGCAGTTGTCGCCGGCAATAACTTTTTCAGAAAGCGTACAGTTGTCATCACCGGTACATCGCCCGGAAGATTATAGTATTGAAATACTGGACGCGCAGGGTAATATACTGGTGAGCTACCGGCCTGTGACCAAGAAAGGAGATGCGGTACCCGAACCTGCGAAACCCATGCTGATGCCGGGCGAGCTGGCTACTGCTGAAGAACTGTACCTGGCAGGACTTCACCTGGAGCAATACCGTCATGCTACTTATGTGGCCGAAGATTATTATACAGAAGCCATCCGCAGAGACCCTTCTGATATCCGGAATAACAATGCACTGGGGCTTTTATACCTGCGGAGGGGTGAATACAAAAAGTGTGAACTGTTCTTCAGGAAAGCCGTTGAAAAACTCAACAAGTATAATCCCAATCCCTATGAGGCAGAACCGTTGTACAACCTGGGCCTTTCTTTAAAGTACCAGGGGCGCTATGATGAAGCCAGTGTGGCCTTCCATAAAAGCGCCTGGAGCGCTGCCATGCAGGACAATGCGTACCTGCAACTGGCCTATATTGAATGCAGGCGGCTCAACTGGCATAATGCGCTGTTGCTGGTGGAAAAATCCCTGGTACGCAATAGCCATAGCGGAAAAGCCAGGAACCTGAAGACAATTATTCTCCGCCAACTGAAAGATTATGAGGGGGCGGCTCAATGGATCAATGCGTCGCTGCAGATAGATCATTTTGATTTTGGCAGCCGGTATGAACTGCACAGGATATGGCTGGAAAAAGGAGATGCCAGTGAAGCAACCAGGGTATTGAATACACTCAAAACATTGATGCGCGATTCAGGCCATAACTATATTGAAATAGCTATTGATTATGCCAATGCCGGCGCGTATGCAGATGCTTACCAATTGTTGTTGCCTGCCGGTGCCGCCAAAAAAGACCCGCTGGTATTTTATTACCTGAGCTGCTATGCTGCCCAGCATGGCAATCATACAGCAGCCAAAGACTGGTTATTCGATGCTTTTGAATGCTCGCCCGATAAGGTGTTTCCCAACAGGCTGGAAGATATTGAAGTGCTGGAAAAAGCAGTGGCCATGAATCCCGGCGATTATAAGGCACTGTATTACCTGGGCAATTTTTATTACGCTAAGCGCCGGTATGCGGATGCGGGCGACTGCTGGAAAAAGTCAATCGCTGTGTATGATGGTTTTGCTACCACGCACAGGAATATGGGTGTTGCTTATTACAATAAGTTTAATAAGATAGAAAAAGCGCTTGCTTCCTACGAGAGGGCTTTTGCCTGCGACCCGACCGATGCGCGGGTGCTGTTTGAACTGGACCAATTGTACAAGCGGTTCAACAGAGCGCCACAGGACCGGTTGGCATTTTTGAAGTCCTATGAATCACTGATTGAAGAGCGGGATGACCTGTATACTGAATATGTGCTGTTGCATGTGATCACAGGTCAATATGAACCCGCCAGGCAATTACTGGCTGCCAGGAATTTCCATCCCTGGGAGGGTGGGGAAGGCAAAACATCCGGATTGCACCTGCATATACAGGTGGAGCTGGCCAGGCAGGCTATGCAGCAAAACCGGTTTAAAGAGGCGCTTGCTTTATTACAGGAAGCAAAACATTATCCCGACCGGTTAGGGGAGGGGAAGTTATATGGTGCCCAGGAAAATGATATCCACTATTGGATGGGGTGTAGCTATGAAAAACTGAATGAGCCCGGGCTGGCCCGGGAATACTGGACAAAAGCTTCCGTTGGGTTAGCGGTACCTGCCCAGGCCATTTTCTATAATGACCAGCAGCCGGATAAGATATTTTACCAGGGACTGGCCTTATTGAAACTGGGTAAAAAAGAAGAAGCGCATACAAGGTTTCAAAACCTAATCCGCTATGGCGCGGAGAACACCGGTAAGGATATCAGGATGGACTATTTTGCCGTATCCCTTCCTGATCTTACCATTTTTGATGATGACCTGAGCAGGCGCAATAACATTCACTGTCATTTTCTGCAGGGCCTGGGCTACCTCGGTTTGCAGGAGTGGGATCAGGCTGATCATCATTTTACAAAAGCCGCTGAGCTTGATGTTGCGCACCTGGGTATTACGCTACACCGGGCTATGCTGGAGGCGCAACGGAAAGAAATTGCTGTATAA
- a CDS encoding SusC/RagA family TonB-linked outer membrane protein: MKITIRFAVCVGVLLLAFAAPCFSQITSKGIVKAADGTALSGATVAEKNGKAVTTTNQDGYFSFKVASGAILVVSNIGYETKEVAAAANVEVMLTPQSTNLADVEVIVDKGYGKSKRIAVSSSIASVRGKDIQNQPAYNLGTLLQGKATGVQVTNTSNGYPKILVRGFTTLNTNTDPLVIMDGINLGRANLNLVNVNDIETIDILKDGAAAAIYGSDASGGVIVITTKRGKAGRTQTDMNVNYGTEFYDNPGMADAHEYIEIQKRRFTNYTVPAWAQNTNWWKTVVKPTNIINANVSMSGGSEKLTSYGSVGYYRTEGPYYYGFSQRATARVNIDFKPNRFIKAGTSLYPRWENWQNSGLGDLMAAMRTEPTLPIFVSRPGQNEYSQYSASFIERNANPVAVLARSRHNWNYFIGLIGDVHVDISPVKNLTLRSQVGVNTGNTFSRSYSPPFYNNANGARDQNYDSVTSKPDQTKDNYMYASRAYSSGRYNVDWRLTNSANYFYSIGAEHKFNLLVGMESRKESGANNGTGRAYIPVDQPGLWNPSNAGTPILSTSPNNFISGDGSRYRETWLSYFGRLNYEYDSKYFIELSVRRDGSSRFPVNNKYGTFPSVSGSWIVSNEKFAQGLKGLSFLKIRGGFGSVGNASFNDPSVGLDLLSTRIVSYGGPNNYYVIGGAPSSILALARPGNPNLIWETTQDINGAIESYWLKNRLYVNLEVYNRKSKDVLFFDDAGRPDLGIRSGSWYNLGTMEVRGIESTIGYKEKLRNGLTYDVSVGLSRNRVYLNELGTNKVPILATSQGAYRVGEDLGGTLIKVEKNGGLLGNFYGYDVLGVFQNWFEINAHTDKNGNKIQPNAIPGDFKFADLNKDGMINEKDKTIMGNAYPKLELSVNLRVEYKGFDLAVTGYGRFGHKVFWVAKKWFEMGALGSNVFKGSLNKAWNGEGSTNAYPRFVNDAQDANNNLKSSNSWFIEKGDYFRLNNVQLGYTLNSRLSEKLHINRLRVYVNLQNIATFTSYKGLNPEIFNTDFGLLAPGFDLSQSPTRKAATFGIAIGL, encoded by the coding sequence ATGAAAATTACAATAAGGTTTGCTGTTTGTGTAGGGGTGCTGTTGCTGGCGTTTGCGGCGCCTTGCTTTTCACAAATCACCAGCAAGGGTATTGTGAAAGCAGCAGATGGAACGGCACTGTCGGGCGCTACGGTTGCTGAAAAGAACGGGAAGGCGGTCACCACTACCAACCAGGATGGCTATTTCTCGTTCAAAGTGGCCAGTGGCGCCATACTGGTGGTATCCAATATAGGTTATGAAACCAAAGAAGTAGCTGCTGCTGCGAATGTGGAGGTAATGCTTACGCCGCAGTCTACCAACCTGGCCGATGTGGAAGTGATCGTTGATAAAGGATATGGTAAAAGCAAGCGCATAGCCGTTTCCTCTTCCATCGCTTCGGTGCGTGGCAAGGATATTCAAAACCAGCCTGCCTATAACCTGGGTACCCTGCTGCAGGGCAAGGCCACGGGTGTGCAGGTGACCAATACCAGCAATGGATATCCTAAAATACTAGTGCGTGGATTTACTACCCTCAATACCAATACCGATCCGTTGGTGATCATGGACGGGATCAACCTGGGCCGGGCCAATTTAAACCTGGTGAATGTAAATGATATTGAAACCATTGATATCTTAAAGGATGGCGCCGCTGCGGCCATCTATGGAAGCGACGCTTCGGGCGGTGTAATTGTGATCACGACCAAAAGAGGGAAGGCCGGCAGAACCCAAACGGATATGAATGTGAACTACGGAACAGAGTTCTACGACAACCCGGGTATGGCCGATGCCCATGAATACATCGAGATACAAAAAAGACGTTTCACCAATTATACGGTACCGGCCTGGGCGCAAAATACCAACTGGTGGAAAACGGTTGTAAAGCCTACTAACATTATCAATGCCAACGTGAGCATGAGTGGCGGCAGTGAAAAATTAACTTCTTATGGTAGTGTAGGCTATTACAGAACAGAAGGTCCTTATTATTATGGTTTTTCACAAAGGGCCACGGCCAGGGTGAATATTGATTTTAAGCCCAACAGGTTTATTAAAGCAGGCACCAGTCTGTACCCACGATGGGAGAACTGGCAAAACTCAGGCCTCGGCGACCTTATGGCGGCTATGCGCACCGAGCCTACCTTGCCCATCTTTGTAAGCAGGCCCGGACAAAATGAGTACAGTCAGTATTCCGCTTCCTTTATTGAAAGGAATGCCAATCCTGTGGCAGTGCTTGCCAGGTCCAGGCACAACTGGAATTATTTTATTGGCCTCATAGGAGATGTGCATGTTGATATTTCTCCTGTTAAAAACCTCACCTTGCGCAGCCAGGTGGGCGTGAATACCGGCAATACCTTCTCCCGGTCTTACTCACCGCCATTTTATAACAATGCCAATGGCGCGCGCGACCAGAATTATGACAGCGTAACTTCCAAGCCCGATCAAACGAAGGACAATTATATGTATGCCTCACGGGCTTATTCATCGGGCAGGTACAATGTTGACTGGCGGCTCACCAACTCGGCCAACTATTTTTACAGCATAGGCGCTGAGCACAAGTTTAATTTGTTGGTGGGCATGGAGTCGAGGAAAGAAAGCGGCGCCAATAATGGAACGGGCAGGGCTTATATCCCTGTTGACCAGCCGGGCCTATGGAATCCCAGCAATGCCGGTACACCCATTTTGTCTACTTCTCCCAACAATTTTATCAGTGGCGATGGCAGCCGGTACCGGGAAACATGGCTGTCTTATTTTGGCAGGCTTAACTATGAATACGACAGCAAGTACTTTATTGAATTGTCGGTAAGAAGGGATGGCTCATCCAGGTTCCCGGTTAATAACAAGTATGGCACTTTCCCTTCTGTTTCGGGATCGTGGATCGTGTCCAATGAAAAATTTGCACAAGGGCTGAAAGGGCTTTCATTCCTGAAAATACGGGGTGGTTTTGGTTCAGTGGGTAATGCTTCTTTCAATGATCCTTCCGTGGGCCTCGATCTGTTAAGCACAAGAATTGTAAGTTATGGCGGGCCCAATAACTATTATGTTATTGGCGGAGCGCCTTCCAGCATATTAGCGCTGGCAAGGCCTGGTAATCCCAACCTGATCTGGGAAACCACACAGGATATTAACGGGGCTATTGAATCTTATTGGTTAAAGAACAGGCTGTATGTAAACCTCGAAGTATATAACCGCAAATCAAAGGACGTATTGTTCTTTGACGATGCAGGCCGTCCCGACCTCGGCATCCGCAGTGGTTCCTGGTACAACCTCGGTACGATGGAAGTGCGAGGCATAGAGTCCACCATCGGTTACAAAGAAAAATTAAGGAACGGACTTACCTATGATGTGAGCGTAGGCCTTTCCAGGAACCGCGTATACCTGAATGAACTGGGTACCAACAAAGTGCCGATACTTGCTACGTCGCAAGGCGCTTACCGCGTAGGTGAGGACCTTGGTGGCACGCTTATCAAAGTAGAAAAGAATGGCGGCCTGCTGGGCAACTTCTATGGTTATGATGTACTGGGTGTGTTCCAGAACTGGTTTGAGATCAATGCACATACGGATAAGAATGGAAACAAGATCCAGCCCAATGCCATACCCGGCGACTTTAAGTTTGCCGACCTGAATAAAGATGGTATGATCAATGAAAAAGATAAAACCATCATGGGCAATGCCTATCCCAAACTTGAATTAAGTGTGAACCTGCGGGTAGAGTATAAAGGCTTCGACCTGGCTGTTACCGGTTACGGACGTTTTGGGCACAAGGTATTTTGGGTGGCCAAGAAATGGTTTGAAATGGGTGCGCTTGGTTCCAATGTGTTCAAAGGGTCTTTGAATAAAGCATGGAACGGAGAAGGGTCTACCAATGCATATCCCAGGTTTGTCAATGATGCGCAGGATGCCAATAATAATTTGAAATCATCCAACTCCTGGTTCATTGAGAAAGGTGATTATTTCCGGCTGAATAATGTTCAACTGGGGTATACTTTGAACAGCAGGTTATCGGAAAAGCTGCACATCAACCGGCTGCGGGTGTATGTAAACCTGCAGAATATTGCCACGTTTACCAGCTACAAAGGGCTGAATCCTGAAATATTCAATACCGATTTTGGTTTGCTGGCTCCTGGCTTCGACCTGTCGCAGTCACCCACCAGGAAGGCGGCCACATTTGGCATAGCAATAGGGTTGTAA
- a CDS encoding RagB/SusD family nutrient uptake outer membrane protein, with translation MNTINRAVTTGLSLLLVILTGCSKSFLDKELIGVNPQTGSMENPENARAAVNACYAYVNGGDWNQGLFPRLLMESSTDNGWGANDYQDRPAELGVCDFTGVSPNNSYIDYFYKNMHEGIRNCNYVITNLAEVKTLSEQLKNRYIAEAKFLRAYFYFELVKDFGGDVMHNSFDPADATLFLAKSPPAEIYKQIYKDLEEAIPVLPAKDEYGPADIGRATKGAAMGYLAKAYLFNGDYANAAATAQTIISSNKYVLETTFSKIFEPENINGTESLFEVNYKNAVGFGNGPIPAEVTGAATVDGGWGWFGLTSDLENAYIAEGDNVRRKATINKAGEVVDNETPSRIFPSHLISGKPAHTSFRYYRKFYIPLNKRVGSPWQFNDIKMRFAEILLIHAEAAAFNNKEADALTSLNKVRARVGLADKTGLSGDALKLAIWNERRLELAGEGTFRWDDIRRITINGKKLIALLMGPNGTFVKYNTTLSTDPIEKAGHREAINKGYYFKEGVHELWPFPASAINANSALVQNPGYN, from the coding sequence ATGAATACAATAAACAGGGCCGTAACAACAGGGTTATCCCTGCTCCTGGTTATACTAACGGGATGTAGCAAGAGCTTCCTGGATAAAGAATTGATTGGTGTAAACCCGCAGACCGGTTCGATGGAGAACCCCGAGAATGCCAGGGCCGCCGTCAATGCCTGTTATGCGTACGTGAATGGTGGCGACTGGAACCAGGGCCTGTTCCCGCGGTTGCTGATGGAGTCCAGTACCGATAATGGCTGGGGCGCCAATGATTACCAGGACAGACCGGCCGAGCTGGGCGTTTGTGATTTTACCGGTGTGAGCCCTAATAATTCTTACATTGATTATTTCTATAAGAATATGCATGAGGGTATCCGTAACTGTAATTACGTGATCACCAACCTGGCGGAAGTGAAAACCCTTTCTGAGCAATTGAAGAACCGGTACATTGCAGAGGCCAAGTTCCTGCGCGCCTATTTCTATTTTGAACTGGTGAAGGATTTTGGGGGTGATGTAATGCACAACAGTTTTGACCCGGCGGATGCCACGTTGTTCCTGGCCAAATCGCCACCCGCTGAGATTTACAAACAGATCTATAAAGACCTGGAGGAAGCGATACCCGTATTGCCCGCGAAAGATGAATATGGCCCTGCCGATATTGGCCGGGCTACCAAAGGCGCCGCTATGGGATACCTGGCGAAAGCTTATTTATTCAATGGTGATTATGCCAATGCAGCCGCTACTGCGCAAACGATTATCAGCTCCAATAAATATGTTTTGGAAACTACTTTCAGCAAGATATTTGAACCGGAGAACATCAATGGCACGGAAAGCCTTTTTGAGGTGAATTATAAAAATGCCGTAGGCTTTGGCAACGGGCCCATCCCGGCTGAAGTAACAGGTGCGGCTACGGTGGATGGTGGCTGGGGCTGGTTTGGACTGACCAGCGATCTGGAGAATGCTTATATAGCAGAAGGGGATAACGTGCGCAGGAAGGCTACGATCAACAAGGCCGGGGAAGTGGTAGACAATGAAACGCCTTCCCGCATTTTTCCTTCCCATCTGATCAGCGGCAAGCCGGCACATACTTCTTTCCGTTATTACAGGAAATTCTACATCCCCCTGAACAAGCGGGTGGGTTCGCCCTGGCAGTTCAACGATATCAAAATGCGGTTTGCCGAAATATTGTTGATCCATGCAGAAGCGGCTGCTTTCAATAACAAGGAGGCAGACGCGCTTACTTCTTTGAACAAGGTGCGTGCCAGGGTAGGACTGGCCGACAAAACAGGCTTATCAGGCGATGCCCTGAAGCTGGCCATCTGGAATGAACGGCGGCTGGAGCTGGCTGGTGAAGGTACTTTCCGGTGGGATGATATCCGGCGCATCACGATCAATGGCAAAAAACTGATCGCGCTCCTGATGGGACCCAATGGCACTTTTGTTAAATACAATACTACCCTCAGTACCGATCCTATTGAAAAAGCCGGTCACCGGGAAGCCATCAATAAAGGCTATTATTTTAAAGAAGGCGTTCATGAGCTGTGGCCTTTCCCGGCCAGCGCCATTAATGCCAACAGCGCCCTGGTGCAGAACCCGGGGTATAATTGA
- a CDS encoding glycoside hydrolase has product MKTRFHFYMMINLIVVIGLLACNKYGPPTPPPAPVDPCMYNGVDTCAANTSLNATINLTAEKQTIHSFGASDCWGVKFIGKNWPLDKRNQIADLLFSKDMDGNGNPKGIGLSMWRINVGAGSYEQGSASKITSEWRREECFQDAGGVYDWNKQAGNRWFAQAAKTRGVENFLLFSIAPPVQMAKNGLAFGDGGAELGKLNLKADKYDDLADFLTEVAKNYTQAGIPVKYISPFNEPQWDWIAKNGSEASQEGSSATNTEALQLIRELNTQITNKGLTQKLAVGEVAAHNYAYGPVSNNTGRSDVINYFWNAASAGYIGSLPSVEKIISSHSYFSQPDITSLISNRVSLANKVSAIGQGLNYWQSEYCILSGEDNIAGGGRDLGMTAALYIARVIHTDLAIGNASSWQWWLGISPSDYKDGLVYVADLNGNMGELTATKTDGLIYRSKMLWALGNYSRFIRPGMIRVDATLDGMTSPQTAATKLMISAYKNPATKEAVIVVINMTNKDENIKLSGLSFANAALKTYTTSDNKELQYSESNAGDKIKVGARSVTTFVGTYK; this is encoded by the coding sequence GTGAAAACCAGATTCCATTTTTATATGATGATCAATTTGATTGTAGTGATAGGTCTGCTGGCTTGTAATAAATACGGCCCGCCTACACCGCCTCCGGCACCTGTGGATCCCTGTATGTATAATGGTGTGGATACCTGTGCTGCCAATACCTCGTTGAATGCCACCATTAACCTCACCGCCGAGAAGCAGACCATCCATAGTTTCGGCGCTTCGGATTGCTGGGGGGTGAAGTTCATTGGGAAGAACTGGCCACTGGATAAACGCAACCAGATTGCCGACCTGTTGTTCAGCAAGGATATGGATGGTAATGGTAATCCTAAAGGGATCGGTCTTTCGATGTGGCGCATCAATGTGGGGGCAGGCAGTTATGAACAGGGTTCTGCCAGCAAGATCACTTCAGAGTGGAGAAGGGAAGAATGTTTCCAGGATGCTGGAGGTGTGTATGACTGGAACAAACAAGCCGGTAACCGCTGGTTTGCCCAGGCGGCCAAAACAAGGGGCGTAGAGAACTTCCTGTTATTCTCTATTGCGCCACCTGTACAGATGGCTAAAAATGGCCTGGCCTTTGGCGATGGCGGCGCCGAGTTGGGAAAGCTGAACCTGAAGGCTGATAAGTATGATGACCTGGCCGATTTCCTCACAGAGGTGGCTAAGAATTATACGCAGGCCGGTATTCCTGTTAAATACATCAGTCCGTTCAATGAACCACAATGGGATTGGATTGCCAAGAATGGTTCGGAGGCGAGCCAGGAAGGTTCGTCTGCCACCAATACCGAAGCCCTGCAACTCATCAGGGAACTAAATACCCAAATCACCAATAAAGGGCTTACCCAAAAGCTCGCTGTTGGTGAAGTGGCGGCACATAATTACGCTTATGGCCCTGTATCCAATAATACCGGCCGCAGTGATGTGATCAATTATTTCTGGAATGCTGCAAGCGCCGGGTATATTGGCTCCTTGCCTTCAGTAGAGAAGATCATCAGCAGCCACAGTTATTTTTCACAGCCGGATATTACTTCGCTGATCTCCAACCGGGTGAGCCTGGCCAATAAAGTATCGGCCATCGGGCAGGGATTGAACTATTGGCAATCGGAGTATTGTATCCTCAGCGGTGAAGACAATATTGCGGGGGGCGGCAGGGACCTGGGCATGACGGCTGCCTTATACATTGCGCGGGTCATTCATACCGACCTGGCCATCGGCAATGCCAGCTCCTGGCAGTGGTGGCTGGGCATCAGTCCTTCGGATTACAAAGACGGACTGGTATATGTAGCCGACCTGAATGGCAATATGGGTGAGCTGACGGCCACCAAAACAGATGGCCTCATTTATAGATCCAAAATGCTGTGGGCGCTGGGTAACTATTCAAGATTTATCCGTCCGGGTATGATCAGGGTGGATGCTACGCTGGATGGCATGACCAGTCCGCAGACAGCCGCTACCAAACTGATGATCTCTGCGTATAAGAATCCTGCTACCAAAGAAGCCGTGATCGTAGTGATCAACATGACCAATAAAGATGAAAACATCAAACTCAGCGGGTTGAGCTTTGCCAATGCCGCACTGAAAACTTACACTACTTCCGATAATAAGGAATTACAGTACAGTGAGTCCAATGCTGGTGACAAAATAAAGGTTGGCGCAAGATCCGTTACTACTTTTGTGGGTACTTATAAATAG